The DNA region TATTTGATGCTAAGACGATCGAGTAATAAAATTAGTGTCGAATATAACTATATGAGCATCCAAACTTGTAATTTCTCTTCTTGATGAATCAACCAAGCATCAACATCAGAACTACAGTGGAAATCCTCACCAATAACCAATGCGTCATTGTTAAATCGAACGCTTGGTTCCAATAAAGAAACTGGTACCTGTGGAATTGGCAAAATCGCGTTTGTAACTGCGTTTACATCGAAAACAATGTCCAACAATTATGATTTGACTTGTGGTTGcgactaataataaaaattgaccCTATTTGATGCTAAGACGATCGAGTAATAAAATTAGTGTCGAATATTATATGAGCATCCAAGCTCTCAAactcataatttatttttgttacaataaAACAGTCAATCCAATATCAGCATCAAGAGagcaaacaaaagaacaaaaattattcaaaataatgattaaaaaaacaaatcaaattgaCTTAATATTGGAATTACAAACATTTCTTATTACTAAGTATttggattacaaaaaaaaaaaaaaaaagaatagaaatgCACTCTCATATAAAACTTATCGATGCTTTTATGTTTGCTAAGTTGCCCTTTCTATAATAATATCTTTCTCTGCCGGTACCATCAGTTGCATATACTTGGCCCGAATAACTATTCTATTCTAAGACAGACACCAGAATAGACACCACCTAAGAGGCTAAGATTAgtttaaaaccaatttttttggaTAGGCAAATTTCTAATGCTTAATAGATCAGTTGAAATAGATGTCTAAACCGCTTTTAAATGAGGTAAAAAAACGATCCAATAAAAAaccgttttaaaattaaaatggaCACCCCTAGCCAAACCCTAGTTTCTTATTGGACCTCAGAAAGCCCATTAAGTCTccaagtttttaaaaacaaaaaaaaaaacttcactgTTCTTTATGCCAAATCTGCCGAGTCCCTAAAATTACTGTCAAATCTTTGCTGCGGAGTCCCAAAAATCTCTGCGGTGGTGGCACCAGAAGAAAGCTTTTCGTTCCAATGGAGGAGTCTCTTCAATCAAATCCCAAAGGCGACGAAGAAGTAGAAGTTTCAATTTCTCTTCCCGACGAACCTACCGGAACcgctcttcttcctccatctGAACTCAATGATTCAGCACCACCGGAATCATCCGCTCCAGTCGAAGAATCAACCTATTCTGATCTAAAAGCGCAAGTCTCAATTTCGCTTCCCGAAGAACCTACCGGAACAGCTCTTCTTCCTCCCTCTGAACTGAATGATTCAGCGCCATTGGAATCATCCGTTGTAGTAATCGATACTGAATTAGAGAAAGCAGATGTAGCAGCTATGGATGTTGATGATGCACCCGGATCCGATGCGAAAATTGAATCCGATTCCTTCTCTGAAGAAGCCCCGACTCCTTCTTCCGATGATAACCCTAAATCTCCGAAACCGGAATCTGTGGCTAATCAGAACGGTAGTGCgatggaggaagaggaaggagatgaagaggaagatgatccACCGCATAAGAAGCTGAAGCAGTTAGATTCTATTACTTCGGTTGCTGTTAAGGAAGAGGTCGAGCCAGAGCAAGTGCAGCAATCGGAAGCAATGGTTGTGGAGGAAGCGGCGGCAACTCTGGTTGTGGCTAAGAAGtcgaaatcgaagaagaagaacaacaatgTTTGGGTGACGAAGAGTACAcgtaaaggaaagaagaagagcaaagccAACACGCCTAGTTCAGCAGCTGTAGAAGATAAAGTATTGATCACTCCGGTTCCGAGGTTTCCCGATAAGAGTGACGATACGCCTGACTTGGAAATTTGCCTTTCTAAAGTTTACAAAGCTGAGAAAGTTGAGATTAGCGAAGATAGACTTACTGCAGGAAGTAGTAAAGGTTATAGGATGGTGAGAGCTACAAGAGGAGTTGTTGAAGGAGCTTGGTACTTTGAGattaaagttttgaatttgGGTGAGACTGGTCATACACGACTCGGGTGGTCGACTGATAAAGGGGATTTGCAGGCTCCCGTAGGGTACGATGGGAATAGTTTTGGGTTTCGGGACATTGATGGGTGTAAGATACACAAGGCTTTAAGGGAGAAGTATGCTGAAGAAGGGTATAAGGAAGGTGATGTTATTGGATTCTACATTAATCTGCCCGATGGCGAATCGTTCGCTCCAAAGCCTCCTCATTATGTGTGGTATAAAGGGCAGAGATATATTTGTGCACCTGATGCTAAAGAGGAGCCTCCTAAAGTTGTACCAGGTATGCTCAATCTATGTTACCTGTTCTTTCATGTTAGTGTTCCTGTGGTGACTTTTCTGCTTTTAGTTAGTCACATATGTTTAAGTGGACCAACAAATGTGTATGAATGCTGTTGCTTGTGATGGTAGAGGGTTTATCTTGATTTTGTAGAGAGAATGGATATTTGGTTAACATTCTTATAGATTCTTCATCAATATTTACATAGCCAAATGCCTTAATTTCGTATTTGCTACCCTCTAAATCTATTATGTAGATGGGTTCTGTGCAATTCTGGATGATTTATAATCAAACTATTGTCAACGAATGCCTTCTTTCTAATGCAGGCAGTGAAATATCGTTCTTCAAAAATGGTGTATGTCAGGGAGTAGCCTTCAAAGATTTTTTTGGCGGTCGTTACTACCCTGCTGCTTCGATGTACACTCTCCCTGACCAGTCAAATTGTCTTGTGAAGTTCAATTTTGGCCCTGATTTTGAATTCTTCCCCGAGGATTTTGGTGGGCGTGCAATCCCGAGGCCAATGTTGGAGGTTCCATATCATGGATTTAATGGTAGACTTGAAAACAATGGTTCTGATGATATGAAGAGTTAGACCAAACCGGCAGGCGTATTCTTGACAATTTAACACAGTTTTCCAAAACTAGTTACTGGTTCAGATTCGATTGAGTTTAGTTGTTACAGTGATAGGGTAGCAAATGAACAAATGAGTTATGTACATGTCTACTCTGAAAAAAACAGGATGGTTTTTCTAATTTCAGAACTGGATTTTCTTCTTACTGGATTAGCCATATTTGTTAaagttattgattgttgttttttcCTTACTATGTAACTGTTCTGGTAGcctatatttgatttttctaagGTTGAACCTAAACCATTTTTGCATGGTATTacacttttaaaagtttgaagcATCTTGTCGATTGTTCTCTATCTGTTCAATCTTTCTTCAACAGACGCTTTTGGGAGGTACTTTTGTTATCTTTGATTCTCTATTTCCTGTCAAGTACTTTACGCCACAAGAGGAGGTAACATGGGCATTCAAATAAATTAGACATTCATAGCTCAAGGCTCTAGCATATCTGAATCTGAAAGTTGAATATGCCTGGTAGAAAGTTTTCCTCCTGTTCTTGGGCTGCATAGATTATAGGATTTGTTTCTGCTAGCTGGTGCTATCAAGAAAGGACCACTGTTCTACTGTCAGGTAACAAATTTCCATACCATCTCCTGTTTATCTTCTGCTAGCTGATATACTCTCTCTAAAAGTTTCATACATGCCATGGTCGCTTGTAATCTGAGAATGTTGCCATTTTTATCTCTAGCCATTCTTAGCTCTTTTAggcaatttatttatttctgatGGATTCCATCCGCATGCTAAACAAATCTCATCACTCAGAATTTATAGTATCTCTTGTTTCCTTACACAACTGGCTACAAACAGGTTACCAAGTTTGAAGAGAGTAACATCTGACATATTGAAATATATGGGCATCTGGCATAAGGATAGCGAGCACTATATCTATCTTCCACTTATGGATATTGCATCTTGCTGTATATGCTTCTAATGCAGTGGAGAGCTAAGTCCTTCTTGAGAAGAGAGTGCGTGGTTAACGTGGTATCGCTTGGAGGGGAATGGTGCCATTCTCCTGAAAGAAGGCCTTTTCCGGATATGGCTCAGAGTTCTCTTTGTGTATAACATGTGAATGATTGGGAAAACCTTTTCCCTAAACTTGAGGATGGCGAAGAAGAGAATCCTATACCCAATGAGAATCATCACCACAACAGCTAGATCCAACCACTTTGAAATTGCTGGATTTACGCCTAGAACAGTTTGAAGAATGAGCTCCCCTTTCATTTTTGGTACCAATGGTAATGGAGAATCATACTCAACCTCGATCATCTCATTCTTGAATGCTCCCTGCAATTTATCAGGTGTGCACATTTAGGATATCCATTTGCCAATATTGTCTGCATGACTGCATCTAATGTTGAGTTAACCTGGTTACCTGTAGTGCCCATGCACCATAGTTTATGTAGGACACCGGATATCGCCAGAACACCACAGGTAAGTCGGGGAAGAATCGGAAAAACCCCGCACTTAACACCATAATTCCCTATGAGGTGAAGAATATAGTGGTTTTCAGTTTAGAATAGTCTTTGGAGATATATAGGAAAGCTGTTCGGTAAGAGAGTGAGAGACAGAGGCCGTTCTTACAATGTAACCAGCTCCTAACATGACTCCCATCAAGAAGTTAGGAACTACTGAAGCTATCATCATCATGCAACTCTCCACAGTTACAATTGCACAGATGAGGTCGAGACAGTTGTAGAAGAAATGAGAACCTCCGGATTGGAACTTCACCATATAGATAGTGATTGAGCTGGTGGAGAGGCACATAAGGATTATGAAAGGTAATGAGGAGAGTAAATTAGACACTGTATATACTGCAACCCCATAGTATCCATTGAGCCTTTCCCGAGTAAACACCTGGTTTTaggaaaaagatgcaaaagacaTAAGATAAGTTGTAAGGTTAAGAAAgagaatttttatttgcttaactcTCTTCACCTTCATTTCTTCAATGAAGGATTGGAAACCTCCTATTGACATAAATGTCATAAAGCCTGCCATAAATCCGCCGCAAGCTGCAGTATTCATGACATTTGAGTGGTTTCTCCCGACGTTGAAAAAGATTGAACCGACACAAATGGATAACACTATGTATACTGCAATCCTCATCCAGTAGTATCCCAAGTCTCTACACATGTTGATGAAAGATCGCTGAGTAAGTATTCTGAGTTGTTTTAACCAGTTTGTTTGACTCCCATTGTTCCTTTCAGTGAGAATCCCCTCCTGTTGCATGAGGTTTAAATTTGCTTAAGAGGCTCTCATTGTATGATACATTGCAGTTTGAAGCGAAGTAATAATCATATCTTACTATTGATGCTATTTCTTGAATCCTTGCTCTTGAAGCTGCTGCGTATTCTGAACACTTGAATTTTCTGACAagtgttgttttgatttctgCTGATGGTATATCATTTAGGGGATCTAATGTGTTTGCAGTTTCATGTAGTTggtaaagagagaaagaagaatccTGCCGATAATCAAACGGTCTAGTTCAAGAGTTTTGAGTGTACTGTAAGctcatggaaacaaaaaaggGCAGAAGATGACAAACTTGGATTCGGCGAGATTCAACCAAAGTCGCTGTGACATCGTCGAAATCTGAATTGACACAGCGAAGGAAGTGGTCAGATGGATTCCGTCTGCTAGGACAAGGAAACCCCGCTTCACCAAAGAACTGCAAAAGTCGAAGCAGGAACGACACAAATGAGCATTGatggttttttctttctatgagCATTGATGGTTAGACACTACAATATATAGTGCTGTGCTGCCAATGCTCTGTCTTATTACCTTCGTTGCTGATTCTGCTTCTCCAAAGTAAACGGTTTCTCCTCCAGAAAGCAGTAGCAGGTCATCAAAGAGAGCAAAAACCTCACCACTCGGCTGATGGATTGAAGAAATCACGGTTTTGCCACTGCTTGCTATGTTTCTGAGAATCTGAACCACGAAGAAAGCTGAAGCACTGTCCAGTCCACTGGTGGGCTCGTCTAGGAAGAGGAGACTTGGTTTGGTTAAGACCTCGAGCGCAATACTGAGCCGTTTCTTCTCTCCTCCGCTTATTCCACGCAAATGCCAGTTTCCAATGGTCCTGTCTGAACATTCTTGCAGACCCATTTCAGTGATTGTAGCTTCCACAATGTCACTGATCTCTCCTCTGGTAAGCTTTGATGGGAGTCTGAGATGAGCTGAGTAAGATATTGATTCTCTCACTGTCAAAGTTCCTAGCAACACATCTTCCTGTGTCACATAAGCCTGAGAGTTTCTCGACagtttcaaaagaaaaacatacatGATTCAGGGTTTATAACATTCATGAATAAGAGTTTGATTGCGTAAAGCTAAAGCTAAAGGATAGGTTTGCTTACGACAGCACCAAAGTCAAGTCTTCTCTTCTTGCCATTAACTAGAACTTTCCCACTCATTACAACGTTCCCTGCTAATCTTCCTGTACCATCATTACCAAATTAGTTAATTTTCCAATATCAGTCTAGTAAGCAGGgctttattaaattaaatgacAAGACCAAATTGTGTGCTATTTCTTTAAACTATGTGTTACGCGCGACCCATGACATGATTAATGTAGTAACTTTACGATCATAAGATGTTTAACCTTTGACAAGAAAATCGATTAGGACTACTTTTTTGGATTGAACATCCCTCAGTGAGATGATAGTGGTAGATTTGGAGTTCTGGCCAGTAACCAAACCGGGTTTAACTTCAAGTCGGTACGAAGATCCGATCGTGCAGTTCTAAATTTTTGTGTCAGGATGTTTGGTGTTTGGTAGTTGGTTAACATTTAAAATCgtaatttaattagaaaagttACTGCGAAACTTCTGAATATAGTATAGGTTAGAAAAATGTAGCTATCAATTTATTCAATACTAGTCTAAATGTACGACGATGTAAATTTAATAAGGACGAACAAGAAAATTGCAAcaatttttcacttttatttagtaCTCCGATGATAAACAGCTacaatgaaaagaacaaaaattggtAGCTAGAATCCATAAATATAAAGTTAGAAATATCTATTTATGTATCTTAGTGTATATGGAACTTAGATATAAATATAGcattgtttttctatatatctatatacgtatATATGGATATGTAAATCTCTCATAAAGAACCAAATTAAATGGGTTTGTTGCAAAGTTACACAAGAGTTCATAACTTCACTTAATGTTTTAAATTCACCAAAATGGGATTATAGTGTGTACATAGTTTGTAGCTTACAAATTTAGaagttacatatttatttttgaataatgtatattttcttCCGTTAGTCGAGAAACAAATCTAGTATTGCTTCTGATTGCATATGGAGTCTACCGACTggttaataatcaaatattttaggtCGAGTAGGACACACACCCCACCCACACAAACACACACCTTTATATATCTAACAAATTAATACTTATTTACAGTATTTTCAAGTTTAACTACCGAATGATAGAAATCGTTATCTatcaaataaaagctaaaaGGTTAGTGgacatttttaaaatgtaaaattcagTTTATGCTTTACTAAAAGTAACAACATTTTCACATAAACATGAGAAAATTACCTAGGACAAATGGTGTTattatctttataaaaaaaataccgTCATGTATAATT from Camelina sativa cultivar DH55 chromosome 3, Cs, whole genome shotgun sequence includes:
- the LOC104778054 gene encoding protein TRAUCO-like; translated protein: MEESLQSNPKGDEEVEVSISLPDEPTGTALLPPSELNDSAPPESSAPVEESTYSDLKAQVSISLPEEPTGTALLPPSELNDSAPLESSVVVIDTELEKADVAAMDVDDAPGSDAKIESDSFSEEAPTPSSDDNPKSPKPESVANQNGSAMEEEEGDEEEDDPPHKKLKQLDSITSVAVKEEVEPEQVQQSEAMVVEEAAATLVVAKKSKSKKKNNNVWVTKSTRKGKKKSKANTPSSAAVEDKVLITPVPRFPDKSDDTPDLEICLSKVYKAEKVEISEDRLTAGSSKGYRMVRATRGVVEGAWYFEIKVLNLGETGHTRLGWSTDKGDLQAPVGYDGNSFGFRDIDGCKIHKALREKYAEEGYKEGDVIGFYINLPDGESFAPKPPHYVWYKGQRYICAPDAKEEPPKVVPGSEISFFKNGVCQGVAFKDFFGGRYYPAASMYTLPDQSNCLVKFNFGPDFEFFPEDFGGRAIPRPMLEVPYHGFNGRLENNGSDDMKS
- the LOC104778055 gene encoding ABC transporter G family member 13-like; its protein translation is MTTPEEAMYVAWEDLTVVIPNFGEGATKRLLNGVNGCGEPNRILAVMGPSGSGKSTLLDALAGRLAGNVVMSGKVLVNGKKRRLDFGAVAYVTQEDVLLGTLTVRESISYSAHLRLPSKLTRGEISDIVEATITEMGLQECSDRTIGNWHLRGISGGEKKRLSIALEVLTKPSLLFLDEPTSGLDSASAFFVVQILRNIASSGKTVISSIHQPSGEVFALFDDLLLLSGGETVYFGEAESATKFFGEAGFPCPSRRNPSDHFLRCVNSDFDDVTATLVESRRIQDSSFSLYQLHETANTLDPLNDIPSAEIKTTLVRKFKCSEYAAASRARIQEIASIEGILTERNNGSQTNWLKQLRILTQRSFINMCRDLGYYWMRIAVYIVLSICVGSIFFNVGRNHSNVMNTAACGGFMAGFMTFMSIGGFQSFIEEMKVFTRERLNGYYGVAVYTVSNLLSSLPFIILMCLSTSSITIYMVKFQSGGSHFFYNCLDLICAIVTVESCMMMIASVVPNFLMGVMLGAGYIGIMVLSAGFFRFFPDLPVVFWRYPVSYINYGAWALQGAFKNEMIEVEYDSPLPLVPKMKGELILQTVLGVNPAISKWLDLAVVVMILIGYRILFFAILKFREKVFPIIHMLYTKRTLSHIRKRPSFRRMAPFPSKRYHVNHALSSQEGLSSPLH